Proteins encoded within one genomic window of Dyadobacter chenhuakuii:
- a CDS encoding 30S ribosomal protein S16, whose translation MAVKIRLARRGRKKKAIYDIVVADARAPRDGRFIEKLGIYNPGTNPASIVLESDKAVDWLLKGAQPTDTARSILQHEGVMLKKHLQVGVIKGAITQEVADSRFEEWKGSKTDRKATAADTLSQKKDSDRQARLEAERKVSQTRAEAIAKKNAPPVEEAPEVEEAEAAVDTVTEEVSNEVAEETTATETVTEAPEAEAAAPVEAPVAEAPAETPAAEAPVETPEAAATTVEAPEAEAPASTETPATDESAEKKAE comes from the coding sequence ATGGCAGTTAAAATTAGGTTGGCGCGTCGTGGACGCAAGAAGAAGGCGATTTATGATATCGTAGTCGCAGATGCCAGAGCACCACGTGATGGTCGCTTCATCGAAAAATTGGGTATCTATAACCCGGGAACAAACCCTGCTTCCATCGTTTTGGAATCAGATAAAGCAGTTGATTGGCTTTTGAAAGGTGCGCAACCGACGGATACAGCACGTTCTATTTTGCAACATGAAGGTGTAATGCTTAAAAAACACTTGCAAGTAGGCGTTATCAAAGGTGCAATCACGCAAGAAGTTGCTGATTCACGTTTTGAAGAATGGAAAGGATCAAAAACAGACCGTAAAGCAACTGCTGCTGATACGTTGTCTCAGAAGAAAGATTCTGACAGACAAGCCAGACTTGAAGCTGAGCGTAAAGTAAGCCAGACTCGTGCGGAAGCAATCGCTAAGAAAAATGCGCCTCCTGTTGAAGAAGCTCCTGAAGTTGAGGAAGCGGAAGCGGCTGTTGACACAGTGACAGAAGAAGTTTCTAACGAAGTTGCAGAGGAAACAACAGCTACTGAAACAGTAACTGAGGCTCCGGAAGCTGAGGCAGCTGCACCAGTGGAAGCACCTGTTGCGGAAGCACCAGCTGAAACACCTGCTGCGGAAGCACCAGTTGAAACTCCTGAGGCTGCGGCAACAACAGTTGAAGCTCCTGAAGCTGAGGCACCAGCATCTACTGAAACTCCTGCAACGGATGAATCGGCAGAGAAAAAAGCTGAGTAA
- the rimM gene encoding ribosome maturation factor RimM (Essential for efficient processing of 16S rRNA), producing the protein MTQDNCYLLGYIVRTHGTAGNVVIFLDVDYPEEYEDLDAIYVEIKGELVPYFIENFNLQKQANAIVKFEDINTIEKAQALVGSSLYLSLDELEELSNEEFYYHEIKGFTVVDQTAGTLGVVREVYSLNGQDLIAMDYQGVEVLIPTAADIVLRADKDNKQLMVNLPEGLLEVYLDNSDSENTPDDAD; encoded by the coding sequence GTGACACAAGACAATTGTTATTTATTAGGTTATATCGTCCGCACGCACGGAACGGCGGGCAATGTTGTCATTTTCCTTGACGTAGATTATCCCGAGGAATATGAAGATCTCGACGCAATTTATGTTGAAATCAAGGGAGAGCTTGTCCCTTATTTTATTGAAAACTTCAACTTACAGAAGCAGGCCAATGCCATTGTGAAGTTTGAGGACATTAATACGATAGAAAAGGCACAGGCGCTTGTCGGAAGCTCACTTTATCTGTCCCTTGACGAGCTGGAAGAGCTGAGTAACGAGGAGTTTTATTATCATGAAATCAAAGGCTTCACGGTTGTAGATCAAACTGCCGGGACACTTGGTGTCGTGCGCGAAGTTTATTCCCTGAATGGCCAGGACCTGATCGCAATGGATTATCAGGGCGTAGAAGTGCTTATTCCAACTGCCGCTGACATTGTGTTAAGAGCTGATAAAGATAACAAGCAACTTATGGTAAATTTGCCTGAGGGTTTATTGGAAGTTTATCTTGACAATTCTGACTCTGAAAATACGCCAGACGATGCGGATTGA
- the trmD gene encoding tRNA (guanosine(37)-N1)-methyltransferase TrmD produces the protein MRIDILTCVPNLLDSFFAHSILKRAQQGGFVEVMVHDIRDYSVNKHRTIDDYAFGGGAGMVLQIEPIARCIRGLQEERSYDEIIYLTPDGELMQQPMVNQLSLKGNIIMLCGHYKGVDQRVRDMFITKEVSIGDYVLSGGELAAAVLSDAIIRLLPGVLNDETSALTDSFQDNLLAPPVYTRPADFEGHKVPEILMSGHEAKIEEWRYEQSVQRTRERRPDLL, from the coding sequence ATGCGGATTGATATTTTGACATGCGTTCCGAATCTGCTGGATAGCTTTTTTGCACATTCTATCCTGAAACGTGCCCAACAAGGTGGTTTTGTGGAAGTGATGGTGCATGATATCCGCGATTACTCAGTTAATAAGCATCGGACGATTGATGATTATGCATTTGGCGGAGGGGCCGGGATGGTCTTGCAAATCGAGCCCATTGCACGGTGCATTCGTGGTTTGCAGGAGGAGCGGAGTTATGACGAGATTATTTATCTCACACCGGATGGAGAGCTGATGCAACAGCCTATGGTGAACCAGCTTTCTCTGAAAGGGAACATTATCATGCTATGCGGCCACTACAAAGGGGTGGACCAGCGCGTGCGGGATATGTTCATCACCAAAGAAGTTAGTATTGGAGATTACGTGCTTTCGGGTGGAGAACTTGCCGCGGCTGTCCTTTCCGATGCCATTATACGCTTGCTTCCGGGTGTGCTTAATGATGAGACTTCGGCATTAACGGACTCCTTCCAGGATAACCTCCTTGCACCGCCTGTATACACGCGGCCAGCTGATTTCGAAGGCCATAAGGTTCCTGAGATCCTGATGTCGGGACATGAAGCTAAAATAGAAGAATGGCGCTATGAGCAATCCGTTCAGCGAACCAGGGAACGTCGCCCGGATTTATTATAA
- a CDS encoding GNAT family N-acetyltransferase, translated as MTISTRPGNLEDIPAIFELVKELALYERALDQVSNNVEKMTRDYNEKLYDFFVAESDSRIIGMSLYYYRYSTWKGKRLYMEDIIVTEDMRGNGIGKILFDATVAAAKQTGCTGMLWQVLDWNTSAVGFYRKYGTNFDNEWINCSLDF; from the coding sequence ATGACAATCTCAACCCGACCCGGAAACCTAGAAGACATCCCTGCAATTTTTGAATTGGTCAAAGAACTGGCGCTTTATGAACGAGCGCTGGATCAAGTTTCGAACAATGTCGAAAAAATGACCCGTGACTATAATGAAAAATTGTATGACTTCTTTGTGGCCGAATCGGATTCCAGGATCATCGGCATGTCGCTGTACTATTACCGGTATTCGACCTGGAAAGGGAAAAGATTATACATGGAAGACATTATCGTGACAGAGGATATGCGCGGGAATGGCATAGGCAAGATCCTGTTCGATGCGACCGTAGCAGCTGCCAAACAAACCGGCTGCACGGGCATGTTGTGGCAGGTGCTGGATTGGAATACGTCAGCCGTTGGATTTTACCGCAAGTACGGCACCAACTTCGACAATGAGTGGATCAATTGCAGCCTGGATTTTTAA
- a CDS encoding RluA family pseudouridine synthase, with amino-acid sequence MSEDHIEIASEEDDLFEHYRIVADKGQGLIRLDKYLSLHVANASRTKIQNGIDAEAVKVNGLVTKASYKVKPLDVITLSLPEPPRDTEIIPENIPLDIIYEDEVLLIVNKPTGMVVHPAFGNWSGTLINALVYHFQQLPTGRNGEGRPGLVHRIDKDTSGLLVIAKTEFAMTFLAKQFSDHTIERTYNALIWGEPKEQSGTITGNVGRSAKDRRVMDVFPDGSQGKHAITHYKTIQSFHYVTLVQCNLETGRTHQIRAHMKHIGHPIFNDTTYGGDKILRGPSNGSYKAMVTNLFDLLPGQALHAKSLGFVHPATRQWMQFDTELPKNFQAILEKWEIYTNNQ; translated from the coding sequence ATGTCCGAAGACCATATTGAGATTGCCTCAGAAGAAGATGATTTGTTTGAACATTACAGGATTGTTGCTGACAAAGGCCAGGGATTGATCAGGCTGGACAAATATCTGAGCTTACATGTCGCAAATGCTTCGCGGACAAAAATACAAAATGGAATTGATGCGGAAGCCGTAAAGGTGAATGGGCTGGTTACCAAAGCGAGTTATAAAGTAAAGCCGCTGGATGTCATTACCCTTTCCCTCCCAGAGCCGCCGCGCGATACGGAGATTATTCCCGAAAACATTCCGCTTGACATTATTTATGAAGATGAAGTGCTTCTGATTGTTAATAAGCCAACCGGCATGGTTGTTCACCCGGCATTCGGAAACTGGTCGGGAACGCTGATTAATGCATTGGTTTATCACTTTCAGCAACTGCCCACAGGTAGAAATGGCGAAGGACGGCCGGGATTGGTTCACCGCATTGATAAAGACACCTCTGGCCTGCTTGTTATTGCAAAAACCGAATTTGCGATGACGTTTTTAGCCAAACAATTTTCGGATCACACCATTGAGCGGACCTACAACGCTTTGATTTGGGGAGAGCCCAAGGAGCAATCAGGAACTATAACCGGAAACGTTGGGCGGAGTGCAAAAGATCGTCGTGTAATGGACGTCTTCCCCGATGGAAGCCAGGGGAAGCATGCGATCACGCATTACAAGACCATCCAATCCTTTCACTACGTCACACTTGTTCAATGTAACCTTGAAACGGGCCGTACGCACCAGATCAGGGCACATATGAAGCACATTGGCCATCCGATTTTTAATGACACCACTTACGGCGGCGACAAAATCCTGCGCGGGCCGTCAAATGGCAGTTATAAAGCCATGGTAACAAATCTTTTTGATCTGCTGCCTGGCCAGGCACTGCACGCAAAGTCCCTGGGATTTGTACATCCTGCCACAAGGCAATGGATGCAATTTGACACCGAACTTCCCAAAAACTTTCAGGCAATTCTAGAAAAGTGGGAAATCTATACGAACAATCAGTAG
- a CDS encoding 1-aminocyclopropane-1-carboxylate deaminase/D-cysteine desulfhydrase, which yields MDLISAVLPTPIERLSNVMTEAAGITLYIKRDDLIHPTVSGNKWRKLKYNLLEASSQGYTRILTFGGAFSNHLYATAAAGNALGFETIGVVRGEELAEKLSPTLLFCQNQGMQLYFVSRSEYKLRSSDNYLLDLATKFDHPFIVPEGGTSTLALQGVAEMVPEVNVQLAKTANYFAVAAGTGGTAAGLLSAGANVLAFSALKGGEFLKNDISMLLSNQHSSGSLQLFTDYHFGGYAKWNPELIAFMQNFKDEFGIQLEQVYTAKMFFGLFDLIRKNHFPKGTTIVAVHTGGLQGLLKA from the coding sequence GTGGATTTAATAAGTGCCGTGCTCCCCACCCCGATAGAGAGACTTTCCAATGTCATGACGGAAGCTGCCGGTATAACGTTGTACATCAAGCGTGATGACCTGATCCATCCGACGGTGTCCGGTAACAAATGGCGGAAGCTGAAATACAATTTGCTCGAAGCCAGCAGCCAGGGATATACACGCATTCTGACATTCGGCGGTGCGTTTTCCAATCACTTGTATGCCACTGCGGCTGCGGGTAATGCCTTGGGTTTTGAAACAATCGGCGTTGTAAGGGGCGAAGAATTAGCAGAAAAGCTTTCGCCCACATTGCTATTTTGCCAGAATCAAGGAATGCAGCTGTATTTCGTATCGCGGTCGGAATACAAGCTGAGGAGCTCGGATAATTATCTGCTGGATCTCGCTACAAAGTTTGATCATCCTTTTATAGTCCCGGAAGGCGGTACTTCCACATTAGCATTGCAGGGCGTGGCGGAAATGGTGCCGGAAGTAAATGTGCAACTGGCTAAAACCGCTAATTACTTTGCCGTTGCTGCGGGCACGGGCGGAACAGCAGCCGGACTGCTATCTGCTGGCGCAAACGTGCTTGCTTTTTCAGCATTAAAAGGCGGGGAATTTTTGAAAAATGACATTAGCATGCTGTTAAGCAACCAACATTCATCCGGAAGTTTACAGCTCTTTACAGATTACCATTTTGGAGGCTATGCCAAATGGAACCCGGAGCTTATCGCGTTCATGCAGAATTTTAAGGACGAATTTGGCATCCAGCTCGAACAGGTTTACACGGCTAAAATGTTCTTCGGGCTTTTTGATCTGATCCGTAAAAATCATTTTCCAAAAGGCACTACAATCGTTGCCGTGCACACGGGCGGCTTGCAGGGATTGCTTAAAGCATAG